A single region of the Biomaibacter acetigenes genome encodes:
- the hutH gene encoding histidine ammonia-lyase, which produces MVIINGENLTIEDVARIAVKGEAVGLSPGSIERINRSREYVEGIIKKGEIVYGVTTGFGKFCNVIISSEDTRKLQINLIRSHSVGVGEYFPEEIVRAMMLLRINALAKGYSGIRLSTIETLIDMLNKGVTPLVPCQGSLGASGDLVPLAHIALVMMGEGEAVFNSKILPGKIALELAGIKPVVLEAKEGLALINGTQAMSAVGSLALAGAQNLSKVADISGVLSFEALNGIIDAFDEKVQAIRPHPGQNSCARNFMILLEGSRLITRQGQLKVQDAYALRCMPQVHGAIKDAIKHIRKVLEIEINSATDNPLIFSNEEKVISGGNFHGEPVAINMDYLSIAVSELANISERRIERLVNPYLNEGLPPFLIENGGLNSGLMISQYTAAAIVSENKTLSAPASVDSIPSSANQEDHVSMGTIAARKAMKVVENTVNVLAIELLCAAQAMDFRIQKTGLDKALGKGTLAAYEAVREKVPTIVADRPLSDDVRILAGLIKSGELVRRVEKVVGTLE; this is translated from the coding sequence ATGGTAATAATAAATGGAGAAAATTTAACTATTGAAGATGTTGCAAGAATAGCAGTTAAAGGCGAAGCGGTGGGACTTTCGCCCGGATCCATTGAAAGAATCAATCGTTCACGAGAATACGTGGAAGGCATTATAAAAAAAGGGGAAATTGTATATGGCGTTACAACAGGATTTGGTAAATTTTGCAATGTAATCATCTCTTCTGAAGACACCAGGAAGCTGCAGATAAACCTGATAAGAAGCCATTCGGTAGGTGTTGGGGAATATTTTCCCGAAGAAATAGTAAGAGCGATGATGCTTCTTAGGATTAATGCACTTGCAAAAGGGTATTCTGGAATAAGGCTCTCAACCATAGAGACTTTAATTGATATGTTAAACAAGGGAGTTACGCCGCTGGTGCCCTGCCAAGGGTCTCTGGGAGCCAGCGGGGATCTTGTTCCCCTTGCGCATATAGCCCTGGTAATGATGGGTGAAGGCGAGGCTGTCTTTAATAGCAAAATATTGCCCGGGAAAATTGCTCTTGAACTGGCGGGCATCAAACCCGTTGTCTTGGAGGCAAAGGAGGGACTTGCTCTTATAAATGGCACCCAAGCTATGTCGGCGGTAGGAAGCCTTGCACTTGCCGGGGCGCAAAATTTATCCAAGGTGGCCGACATCAGCGGAGTGTTGAGTTTTGAAGCGTTAAACGGCATTATTGACGCTTTTGATGAAAAAGTACAAGCGATAAGGCCTCACCCGGGCCAAAATTCATGTGCCAGGAATTTTATGATTTTGCTCGAAGGGAGCAGACTTATAACCCGACAGGGGCAGCTAAAAGTACAGGATGCCTATGCATTAAGGTGTATGCCTCAGGTACACGGCGCAATAAAAGATGCCATCAAACATATAAGAAAGGTCCTCGAAATAGAGATAAATTCTGCTACGGATAATCCTTTAATTTTTTCAAATGAAGAAAAGGTAATTTCTGGAGGTAATTTCCATGGAGAACCTGTAGCAATAAACATGGATTATCTGAGCATAGCCGTTTCGGAATTAGCAAATATCTCGGAGCGCCGTATAGAACGACTGGTAAACCCATATCTTAATGAAGGTTTGCCGCCATTTTTAATTGAAAATGGTGGGTTAAATTCAGGACTCATGATAAGCCAGTATACGGCTGCGGCCATTGTATCGGAAAACAAGACACTGTCGGCGCCTGCCAGTGTCGACTCTATTCCTTCTTCGGCAAACCAGGAAGACCATGTTAGTATGGGTACCATTGCGGCCCGCAAGGCGATGAAAGTAGTTGAAAATACCGTAAATGTATTGGCCATCGAGCTTTTATGTGCTGCTCAGGCAATGGATTTTAGGATTCAAAAGACAGGTCTTGACAAAGCTCTTGGAAAAGGGACATTAGCGGCTTATGAAGCCGTGAGGGAAAAAGTGCCAACAATTGTTGCAGACAGGCCGCTGAGTGATGATGTCAGAATTCTTGCGGGACTTATTAAAAGCGGTGAACTGGTTAGACGGGTTGAAAAGGTGGTGGGAACGCTGGAGTAA
- a CDS encoding aspartate/glutamate racemase family protein, whose translation MKKIKVIVPVTTSLWNDSIRQVFERYKNLDTVIEITNLNAGSEAIEQHYDEVWSELPTLKEAEKAQDQGYDGVIIYCFNDPAVRAAKEKLNIPVVGLMEAAINFALMLGRKFSIITTTKRGIAATEDHLRMYDFYERCASIRAVNMEVLDLNDRCRLEEAALIASKDAVEVDGADVLIFGCGSMLGISENIYRSLGVPVIEPGVAALKLCEDFIEMKTHHSKKAFPFPDKKIRHTS comes from the coding sequence ATGAAAAAGATAAAGGTGATTGTGCCGGTAACAACCTCTTTATGGAATGATTCAATTCGGCAGGTTTTTGAAAGATACAAAAACTTGGATACAGTAATAGAGATTACCAATTTGAATGCTGGTTCCGAAGCTATAGAGCAGCACTATGATGAAGTATGGTCGGAACTTCCGACACTTAAAGAGGCTGAAAAAGCTCAAGATCAGGGTTATGACGGTGTAATAATTTACTGTTTTAACGACCCGGCAGTAAGAGCGGCAAAGGAGAAGTTAAACATTCCGGTAGTTGGATTAATGGAAGCGGCAATCAACTTTGCCTTGATGCTTGGAAGAAAGTTTTCTATAATAACAACGACTAAAAGAGGAATTGCAGCAACAGAAGATCATTTGAGAATGTATGATTTTTATGAAAGGTGTGCTTCAATAAGGGCTGTAAACATGGAAGTCCTTGATTTAAATGACAGATGCAGGCTAGAAGAAGCGGCTTTAATTGCCAGCAAAGATGCGGTTGAAGTCGATGGTGCTGATGTTCTTATTTTCGGTTGCGGAAGTATGTTAGGTATAAGTGAAAATATTTACCGGAGTTTAGGGGTACCTGTTATAGAACCCGGAGTTGCTGCGTTAAAATTATGCGAGGACTTTATAGAAATGAAAACACATCACAGCAAGAAGGCCTTTCCATTTCCTGATAAAAAAATTAGACACACAAGTTAA
- a CDS encoding aspartate/glutamate racemase family protein has protein sequence MKKKILVINPVATSEWNESDAEYLRKAASSDTLVELVNIERGPTTIESFYDENFAIPAILEVVKENKNSFDGIMINCFADPGINGAKEICNIPVTGPGESSMLMATLLGNKFSVVSVKKNVVPMFEIKARAIGLTKKLASIEYINISVSELERDRTKTVNEVVKSIEKAVKEKCAEVIILGCTGMLSLYTEVVRRVNVPVIEPAATALKTLEMLIDLRLNHSKIGLYTYPVFDKIKGY, from the coding sequence ATGAAAAAAAAGATACTTGTAATAAACCCAGTGGCAACAAGTGAATGGAATGAGTCGGATGCCGAATACCTGAGAAAGGCGGCCTCAAGCGACACATTAGTAGAGTTAGTCAATATCGAAAGGGGACCTACCACAATTGAATCTTTTTACGATGAAAATTTTGCGATACCTGCCATACTGGAAGTAGTCAAAGAAAATAAAAACTCCTTCGATGGCATAATGATAAACTGTTTTGCTGACCCAGGAATTAATGGAGCTAAAGAAATCTGCAATATACCTGTTACGGGTCCTGGCGAAAGTTCGATGTTAATGGCAACATTGCTTGGGAATAAATTTTCTGTAGTTTCTGTCAAGAAAAACGTTGTTCCCATGTTTGAAATAAAAGCCAGGGCCATTGGCTTAACAAAGAAGCTGGCATCAATAGAATATATAAATATATCTGTTAGTGAATTGGAAAGAGATAGAACAAAAACAGTAAATGAGGTAGTTAAATCCATTGAAAAAGCAGTTAAAGAAAAATGTGCAGAAGTAATAATTTTAGGCTGTACTGGCATGTTGTCATTATACACAGAAGTGGTAAGAAGAGTAAATGTTCCAGTTATTGAGCCTGCTGCTACTGCTTTGAAAACGTTAGAAATGCTAATTGATTTAAGACTTAATCATAGCAAGATAGGTTTATATACTTACCCGGTATTTGATAAAATAAAAGGCTATTAA